The genomic stretch CCCCAAGGTGTAGCCCACCAGATAGACGGCGCCGTCCTCCGCGGTGGCCACGCCCTGGCCACGGTCCGCCGACGCGGAGCCCACCTGCCGGAAATCCAGCCACGTGCCATGGCTGTCGTAGGTGGCCAGGAACATGTCGGTGCTCCCGAGCGACGGTTCGCCGCCCATGGCACCGGAGGTGAATCCCGCCAGGTAGACACGGCCCTCCTTGCCCACCGCCACTGACTGCGCGTAGTCGGTGGTCGCCGTGCCAATCTGCCGCGTCCAATGCCAGTTGCCTTGGGTGTCGTACTTCACCAGCACGGCGTCATAGGAGCCCAGGCGGGCGCTCCCCTCCAGCGCGCCCGACGTGTAGCCCGACACGTAGACGCTGCCATCGTCCGCCACCGCGACGCCGGTGCCGAACTCGTCATGCGAGGAGCCGAGCTGGCGAACCCACTGCGGCTCACCCAGGACGCTGTACTTCGTCAGGAACAGGTCCACCGTGTTGCCCGGGTTCGTCACGCCGTCGAGGCTGCCGTAGGTGTAGCCCGTGACGTAGACGTCCTCGTTGGGGCTCACGGCCACGCCCAGCGCCACGTCACTGCGCGCGGAGCCGAACTGGCGCAGCCAATAGGGATTGCCGCCCGCGTCGAACTTGGCCAGCACCACGTCGTAGTTGCCTTGCGGCGCCGAGCCATCGAAGCGCCCCAGCGAGTAGCCACTGACGAAGACGACGTCGTGCGACGCCAGCCGCGTGGCGGCGATGCCCGTGGCGTAGTCGTCCGTGGCGGTGCCGAACTGCCGGACCCACTGGAAGGCCCCCTTCGCGTCGTACTTCGCCACGAACAAGTCCGTGCCGCCGGCGTTCTCGTAGAAGCTGAAGCTGCCCCACGTGTAGCCCGCGACGTAGACGTTGCCGGCTTCATCCGCGGACACCGCGAGCGCACGGTCATTCGCGGACGTCCCCAGCTGCCGCGTCCACAGCAGCGCGCCCGAGGCGTCGTACTTCGAAACGTAGGCGTCCTGCCCCCCCGCCGAGGGCTCCGCGCCGAGCTGCCCGCTGGTGTAGCCCGCCGTATAGACGGCGTTGCCCGAGGTCGTGACGGCCTGTGCCAGCTCGTCCTGCGGGCCGCCGGACTGGTGCACCCAACTGGTGACCTGCTGCAGCGGAGGCGCCTTCGCGATTGAGGCCCCGGGAAGACTCAGCAGCGCCCATCCACCCAGGACTCCGCACGCGCTCCACCGCTGCCAACCACGAACCATGGGCGACTCCTCGGGATGAAAATCTCGCCCGCACTCTACGCAGCCAGCAGGCGTTGAGAATCCCGAACGACGACGTCCCTGATAGGGAAACATGTGACGCGGCGTGTTGGCACCGCGTCACTTGAGACTGCGCGTGAAACACAAACCCGGCTACTCCGGATTAGAGGTTCCAGGTCCCGCGAACCCCGAGCATGAGCAAGCCATAGGGGCCATCACCCACCTGCTCCAGCGGCGTCTCCTGCGTGAGATTGACGGCGGGGATGTTCACCGTCGTGGTGCCGCTGCGCGTGGTGTAGCGAGCATACGTGCCCGTCAGGTACGGGCCGAATGACAGCGAATCCGACAGCCGCCACTTGCCGCCGATGGTCAGGTTCACGAACTCAGGGCCGCGCGTCTGGCCGTCAATCTCCACCGTTCCGGGCGCGGGCTGGGTGATGGGACCGGAGACCTTGTTGTTGAGCAGGACCATGCCCACGCCCAGCCCCACGAAGGGGTCGAACGCGGCGTCCGGCGCGAAGTGATACTGCACGTGGGGACCGAAGCGGATTTGCGACGTGGAGCAGTCGTAGCCTTCCGGGCACGTGTACGGGTTCGTCTTCGTCAGCACGTGCGAGTACTGGCCGAACGCGCCCACGTACCAGCGCGAGTTGACGCGGTAGCCCGCCTCCAGCAGGAAGGCGATGCCACCATTGGCCGCGTCGCTGAGCTTCAGGTCGCGGACCTGCCGGTCCAGCCCCGCGCCATCCCGGTAGACGTAGCCGGCGCCCACCTGGAAGCCGACACCCACGGTGAGCTCCAGGCCACTGCGCTCATCTCGCGCGGAGGACTCCAGCGCCTGCGCCTCCTCCTGCGCGCTCGCGCTCGTGGAAGCCAGCAGTGACACCACAGCCAGGGCCCAAGACAGCTTTCCCGTCATATACCCCTCCGTCGAAGCGGGTGCTCTCGGAGCACCTCACTGTGAGGGACTGTAGGGCGGCCCGCACACCCGGCATAAGGCGCGCTGCGTCACGCATCATGAAGCAGCCGGCCCAGCGCAGAGGACGCGGCACGAGCACAGAGAACTGCCTGTATCTGTCTGAAGATTGCACAATGTCGGGCATGAACGTCACGTTAGAGCATGCCCGCGCCCTGGACGCCCTCGCCCGCCACGGCACCTTCACCGCCGCGGCGGAGGCCCTGCGAAAGGGACACACGGCGGTGATGTACGCGCTGCGCACGCTCGAGGCGCAGACGGAGCTGACGCTGCTCGACCGGCGCGGCTACCGCACCCGGCTGACGCCCGCCGGGGAACGGATTCTGGAGCACTGCCGCAAGCTGCTGGCCGCCGAGCGCGAGTTGGAGGCCGCGTGCGCGGAGATTCGCGCTGGCTGGGAGCCCGCGCTGCGCATCGTCTTCGACGGCATCTTCCCCGCCGAGCCCCTGCTGCGCGTGGTGAAGGAATTGCGCGCCGAGGGCGCCAGCACCCGCTTCCACGTCTCCGCGGAGTTCCTCTCCGGCGTGGAAGCGGCCTTCGTGCGCGAGGAGGCGGACCTGATGGTGACGCTGCTGCCGCCCACCGTGCCGGGCCTGCGCACGTACCGCCTGCCGGAGCTCAAGGCCATCCTGGTGGCCCACCGGGGCCATCCCCTGGCCCGGCGCCGGGGACCGTTGAAGGACGAGGATTTGGCCGAGCACCTGGTGCTCACGGTGCGCGGCTCGGACCCTCGGCTCCAGCTCAGCACCGGCGAGCTGGAGGCACGCTCCACGGTGCATCTCAATGACTTCGCGGGGAAGAAGGCGGCCATCCTGGAGGGGCTGGGCTTCGGGTGGCTGCCCGAATACATGGCCGCCCGCGAGCTGCGCCGGGGCGAGCTGAAGGCCCTGAAGCTGGCGGGTGACGCCACCCACGCGTTCCGCCCCCAGCTCCACCACCACGCGGGCATCCCCCTGGGACGGGCCGCCCGCCGAATCGTGCAAGCGCTCACGGAGACGGAATCCACCTCTTGAGTGCGCCTGGAATCAGCTCAGGGTGCGCGTGCTAGCTTCGCGCGCATCATGAAAGGCAGTGACCTCCGAGAAGGCGTCGTTCGCGTGTTGAGCCGGGATCGGCAGCGCGTCCTCGGGACAGGGTTCCTCGTCACCGAGCGCCTGGTGGTGACGTGCTGGCACGTGCTCGACACGCTCAGCGACACCGAGCGTGACGCCATCTGCCTGGAGGTGCTGCAGAGCCAAGAGAAGGCCACGGCGCGGCTGCGGCTGGATGCATCGAGCCCCACGGAGGTGGCGGACCTCGCGGTGCTGGCGCTGACGCGCCCGCTCCGAGGGCCGTCCACGCCGCTGCCCCTGGGCAGTGCGGAGCGGAGCGCGGACCACCGCTTCGCCACGTTCGGATTTCCACGGGGCTTCGATGACACGGGCACGTGGGCCCGCGGCACCATCGGCTACGCGACGGGGGACGGCGACTTTCGCAAGCTGCTGCTGCACGGCTCGGACATCCGGGAGGGCTTCAGCGGCAGTCCCCTCTTCGATGAGCAGACGCGGCGCGTGGTGGGTGTGGTGCGCTTCAAGGCCGTGGCCTCGGAGGCGCGGGAGGCGTACGCGACGCCCACGGAGCAGCTGCTCGCGCGCTGTCCGGAGCTGCGTGCTTCGGAGGACTGCCCCTACCGGGACCTGGCGTCGTTCCGTGAATCGGACGCGCGGTTCTGGAAGGGACGCGGGCGGGTGCTGGACGAACAGCTGCTGCCGCTGCTCGCGAGGCTGCCCCGATTCGTGGAGGTCTCCGGCCCTTCGGGCAGCGGCAAGTCGTCGCTGCTCCACGCGGGGCTGATTCCCGCGCTGCGGGACGGAACGTTCATTCCGGGCAGCCAGCACTGGGACGTCCGGACCCTGCGCCCGGGGTTGGAGCCATTCGCCGCGCTGGATGGCGCGGGCCTGCCCGCTGGAGAGGGGTTGGTGGCGCGTGCCCAGGCCTGGCGTGCCGCGAACGCGGAGCCAGGAAAGCGGTTGGTGCTGGTCATCGACCCGTTGGAGGACGTGCTCCTTCGCGGAAGCAGCGCGGAGCTGGCGCAACATCAACGCTTCCTCCAGCAGCTCTCCGCGCTCGCGGATGAGTCGCTGCCCGTGACGTGCGTGGTGGCGCTGCGCGAAGGCTTCGACGCGGTGCTGTCCGAGCGCGCGCCGAGGCTGCGCTCCTTGCTCGGTGAGCACCGGGTGCAGGTGCCATCGGTGCTGACGCCCTCGGAGCTGCGGGACATCATCGCCGGTCCGGCCCGGGAGGTGGGCCTGCGCTTCGACCCACCCGAGGTGGTGGACTCCATCGCCCTGGCCGCGCAGGAGGAGTTCCGCGTGGAGTCCGGCGCGGGCGCTCGCGTCACCGTGCTTCCGTTGCTGGAGGTCGCGCTGACGCAGCTGTGGCAGGCGTCGCGGGATGGCGCGATGACCTTGGAGGCCTTCAACGCCAGCGCGGGGCTGCTCGGTTCGCTGGCGCGCTGGGCGGACAGTGTCTACGAACCGCTGAAGCCCTCGGAGCGCCGGCTGGCGGACCGGCTGCTGCTGGAGCTGGTGCAGTTGGGCGAGGCGGACAGTGGCCTGGAGGACAAGGGGCGCCGGGTGCCGCTGGAGGTGCTGCGCGGGCGCCTGGGTGAGCAGGCCGAGGTGGACGCGGTGCTCCAGGTGCTCGTCAACGGACGGCTCCTGGTGACGGCCCAAGACGGGCACCGGCAGCGGGAGACGGTGGAGCTGATTCACGACGCGCTCCTCACGCACTGGCAGCGCTTCGTGAAGCTGCGCACCGTGGACCGGGCCTTCCGCCGCTGGCACGAAGCCGTGCAGGCCGACGCGGAGCGCTGGTGGGAAGCGGAGCGCGCTCAGCAGCGCCAGGAAGCCGAGCACCGGCTGCTGCGAGGCGAGGCGCTCACCAGCGCGCAGGCGATGATAACGCTCCATCCGCATCAAACGAGCGCGCTGGCCCAACGGTACGTCCTGCGGGGCCAGGAAGTGGAGCGCGGACGGCATGGCCGGGCCCGGAGAAACCTGTGGCTCGCCCTGGGGGCATCCGTCAGCGCGCTGCTGGGCGTGAGCGGGTTCTACCTCCGGGCGGTGGATTCCGAGAAGCAGGCCGTGGCCGCGAAGGATGCGGCCGAGATTGCCATGGCCGCCGAGGCCGCGACCTCGAGACAGCTCTCCCTGCAGTTGCGCATCTCCGAAGCCGACTCCGTGGTGAGCCTGTCGCGCAGCCCTGGCCGCGAGGTGGAGGCGCTCACCCAGGCCATCCAACTCGCGGGAAGCCCGCCGACAGGCGCGGACGCAGCCCAGGACGAAGTGACCGAAGCGCTGACCGAGGCCATCGCCGCGTTCCTCTACTCCGCCCCCTTGTCCACGGAGCTCGAGGCGCGCACCGTCGGCGCGTTCTCTCCAGACTCACGTCATCTCGTCACGCGAGGCATCGTGCTGTCTCCGTCCGTGCGGTTCGTCAGCCGGCTCTGGGACGTCCGCACCGCCAGCCTGCTGCGCGAGTTCGAGTCCGTCGACCTGTGCCCGAAAGGCGCGCTCGTGGAATGCACGGACGCGCTGTACGCCGACATTTCAGGGGAGGACACCCACGCCTTTGGCTTCTCGCCTGGAGATGGAACGCTTTGGCTGGGAGGGCGCCGAGGCACCCTGTTCAGGTGGAGCCACCAGGGCGCTGTGCCCTCCATTCCGGATGCCCACGATGACAGGGTCACAGCCATTTCGTTCTCGGACAGCGGCGACCGTGTGCTGTCCGCCAGTCGCGACCGCATGGTGAAACTCTGGGATGCGAACACCGGACGGACCTTGCGCGAGCTGACCTTCCAGGAGCCCTGCACCCAGGCCGTGCTGTCGGGCGACTCGCGTTACGCATGGGTGGGGGGTGAAGAAAATACGTGCCTCTACGACCTGACCTCCGATGTGCGCCTCATCCGGTGCATCACGACGCATGACCCGGGCCCTTCGGTCGCCTTCTCCCCTGCGAGCAGACTGGCTGTGCTCGGCGACCGGCGCGGCGAAGCCAGCCTCCGTCTGCTGGAGCTGCCCTCTGGTCAGGACCATCATCGCCCGCTCACGAAACTCGAAGGGCACGCGCTCATGCCGTCCTTCGAAGACGAATGCAGCCTCTCGGCCTTCGACGACATCTTCTCCTCGGCGCTCACCGTGCGCTTCTGTGACAGAGGGCATGGCAACGCCACCGGAAGCGCGGCCTCCCCGCGGATGCGAACACGCTGGACGCCCAATCCCCTCCATGGACGCCTCTTCGAAAACGGACGGCGCGCCGTCGAGTTCGCCGAAAATCCCGTGGGCGCCCATCCCTTCATCCGGGTTCCCCAGGCCACCCTGCGTTGGATGTTTCGCCAGGGGCCCCTGGACTCCCGGGCGGAGCGGGCCCTGGTCGCGCCGGATGGACGCACGCTCCTCGTCCAGGCCGAACCCGGCCTCACGCGGAAAACCATCGATATCTCCACCTGGAGCGAGTACGTGCCGGGCGGCTTCGCCGTGTCCAAGGACTTGCGTTGGATGGTGGTGAGGGAGCCGCAAAGCGGCCAGCTCTCACTCCTTGACAGGGACACCTCGCGCCAGACTGCGCTGGGCGCGTGTGACGTCAAGGGCGTGTATCCGCCCCTGGAGGGCGCCTTCTCTCACGACGGGAGGTCCCTCGCCGTCCGCTGCGGCGTGAAGGTCCGGTTCTGGGACGTGGCGCAGGCGAATCTTGGACCGCGCACACAGCCGCCGCCCATCGAAGAAGGAATCAACCTGACCTCGCTCCCCGCGCACTGGCGATGGCGACACGTCACCCTCACGGAGGACCACGCCACCGAGAGCTTCCTGGCGTCGCCTCGCGCCCGTGCGCACCTCCAGCGGACCAAGGTGCCTGGCGAGGACGCGTGCCAGACGCAGA from Myxococcus xanthus encodes the following:
- a CDS encoding SBBP repeat-containing protein gives rise to the protein MVRGWQRWSACGVLGGWALLSLPGASIAKAPPLQQVTSWVHQSGGPQDELAQAVTTSGNAVYTAGYTSGQLGAEPSAGGQDAYVSKYDASGALLWTRQLGTSANDRALAVSADEAGNVYVAGYTWGSFSFYENAGGTDLFVAKYDAKGAFQWVRQFGTATDDYATGIAATRLASHDVVFVSGYSLGRFDGSAPQGNYDVVLAKFDAGGNPYWLRQFGSARSDVALGVAVSPNEDVYVTGYTYGSLDGVTNPGNTVDLFLTKYSVLGEPQWVRQLGSSHDEFGTGVAVADDGSVYVSGYTSGALEGSARLGSYDAVLVKYDTQGNWHWTRQIGTATTDYAQSVAVGKEGRVYLAGFTSGAMGGEPSLGSTDMFLATYDSHGTWLDFRQVGSASADRGQGVATAEDGAVYLVGYTLGQTSSFPSAGGYDAVLYRFLDGAALPDEPGPWGPRGDSKGL
- a CDS encoding outer membrane beta-barrel protein, whose protein sequence is MTGKLSWALAVVSLLASTSASAQEEAQALESSARDERSGLELTVGVGFQVGAGYVYRDGAGLDRQVRDLKLSDAANGGIAFLLEAGYRVNSRWYVGAFGQYSHVLTKTNPYTCPEGYDCSTSQIRFGPHVQYHFAPDAAFDPFVGLGVGMVLLNNKVSGPITQPAPGTVEIDGQTRGPEFVNLTIGGKWRLSDSLSFGPYLTGTYARYTTRSGTTTVNIPAVNLTQETPLEQVGDGPYGLLMLGVRGTWNL
- a CDS encoding LysR family transcriptional regulator — its product is MNVTLEHARALDALARHGTFTAAAEALRKGHTAVMYALRTLEAQTELTLLDRRGYRTRLTPAGERILEHCRKLLAAERELEAACAEIRAGWEPALRIVFDGIFPAEPLLRVVKELRAEGASTRFHVSAEFLSGVEAAFVREEADLMVTLLPPTVPGLRTYRLPELKAILVAHRGHPLARRRGPLKDEDLAEHLVLTVRGSDPRLQLSTGELEARSTVHLNDFAGKKAAILEGLGFGWLPEYMAARELRRGELKALKLAGDATHAFRPQLHHHAGIPLGRAARRIVQALTETESTS
- a CDS encoding trypsin-like peptidase domain-containing protein; the protein is MLSRDRQRVLGTGFLVTERLVVTCWHVLDTLSDTERDAICLEVLQSQEKATARLRLDASSPTEVADLAVLALTRPLRGPSTPLPLGSAERSADHRFATFGFPRGFDDTGTWARGTIGYATGDGDFRKLLLHGSDIREGFSGSPLFDEQTRRVVGVVRFKAVASEAREAYATPTEQLLARCPELRASEDCPYRDLASFRESDARFWKGRGRVLDEQLLPLLARLPRFVEVSGPSGSGKSSLLHAGLIPALRDGTFIPGSQHWDVRTLRPGLEPFAALDGAGLPAGEGLVARAQAWRAANAEPGKRLVLVIDPLEDVLLRGSSAELAQHQRFLQQLSALADESLPVTCVVALREGFDAVLSERAPRLRSLLGEHRVQVPSVLTPSELRDIIAGPAREVGLRFDPPEVVDSIALAAQEEFRVESGAGARVTVLPLLEVALTQLWQASRDGAMTLEAFNASAGLLGSLARWADSVYEPLKPSERRLADRLLLELVQLGEADSGLEDKGRRVPLEVLRGRLGEQAEVDAVLQVLVNGRLLVTAQDGHRQRETVELIHDALLTHWQRFVKLRTVDRAFRRWHEAVQADAERWWEAERAQQRQEAEHRLLRGEALTSAQAMITLHPHQTSALAQRYVLRGQEVERGRHGRARRNLWLALGASVSALLGVSGFYLRAVDSEKQAVAAKDAAEIAMAAEAATSRQLSLQLRISEADSVVSLSRSPGREVEALTQAIQLAGSPPTGADAAQDEVTEALTEAIAAFLYSAPLSTELEARTVGAFSPDSRHLVTRGIVLSPSVRFVSRLWDVRTASLLREFESVDLCPKGALVECTDALYADISGEDTHAFGFSPGDGTLWLGGRRGTLFRWSHQGAVPSIPDAHDDRVTAISFSDSGDRVLSASRDRMVKLWDANTGRTLRELTFQEPCTQAVLSGDSRYAWVGGEENTCLYDLTSDVRLIRCITTHDPGPSVAFSPASRLAVLGDRRGEASLRLLELPSGQDHHRPLTKLEGHALMPSFEDECSLSAFDDIFSSALTVRFCDRGHGNATGSAASPRMRTRWTPNPLHGRLFENGRRAVEFAENPVGAHPFIRVPQATLRWMFRQGPLDSRAERALVAPDGRTLLVQAEPGLTRKTIDISTWSEYVPGGFAVSKDLRWMVVREPQSGQLSLLDRDTSRQTALGACDVKGVYPPLEGAFSHDGRSLAVRCGVKVRFWDVAQANLGPRTQPPPIEEGINLTSLPAHWRWRHVTLTEDHATESFLASPRARAHLQRTKVPGEDACQTQRTFSQSALVEFAPSGRYFAIEDEGSVYLGAARDCRLTRDAPLATSAIPSQGASFSPDGERFVTISNVPESSALWESATGKWLAPLPTSLGAAVMAFSPDSKYFAVANHPDVYWMGQAYLFDATHGEKKPLAAIDGKVKALSFSPDTSRLVAVTDDAIHLFDPNSGALVRRIDLSTDIHVKVRHAQERFGVSDTSGKLHFWRTSDGRHVAELHQGHRSGLEMVPDEAGTRVATFDSDGAYVYSLRLDDLLRQACTLMRGRREYAPVQSICGTVLLPAAPLAGRPTP